The following proteins come from a genomic window of Varunaivibrio sulfuroxidans:
- a CDS encoding CTP synthase, giving the protein MTRFIFITGGVVSSLGKGLASAALGAALQARGFKVRLRKLDPYINVDPGTMSPYQHGEVYVTDDGAETDLDLGHYERFTCVSSRQSDNVTTGRIYSDVIAKERRGDYLGATIQVIPHITDAIKEFVLGNIEDEDFVLCEIGGTVGDIEGTPFLEAIRQLGNELGREQVMYLHLTLLPWIATAGELKTKPTQHSVKELLSVGIQPDILLCRAEREIPQSERRKIALFCNVRPDAVIPALDVDSIYRVPISYHEQGLDAQVCRHFGLTTPEPDFSRWQDIVDRATHPEGEVTIAVVGKYTGLLDAYKSLSEALTHGGIANNVKVRLNWIDAEIFEREDVIKHLESVHGILVPGGFGERGTEGKIAAARFARERQIPYFGICLGMQMAVIEAARHRSGIAGAGSSEFGTPGEPVVGLMTEWAKGEDIEKRASDGNLGGTMRLGAYPCVLTPGSKVREIYGQDHISERHRHRYEVNTAYKERLEAAGMVFSGMSPDGVLPEIVELPDHSWYIAVQFHPELKSRPFEPHPLFVSFIGAAVQQSRLV; this is encoded by the coding sequence ATGACGCGATTTATTTTCATCACCGGCGGCGTGGTTTCCTCACTGGGTAAGGGGCTGGCCTCCGCCGCCCTCGGCGCGGCTTTGCAGGCGCGGGGCTTTAAGGTCCGCCTGCGTAAGCTCGACCCCTATATTAACGTCGATCCGGGGACCATGAGCCCCTACCAACACGGTGAGGTCTATGTCACCGACGACGGCGCGGAAACCGACCTGGATCTGGGGCACTATGAACGGTTTACCTGCGTTTCTTCGCGCCAGAGCGACAACGTGACGACGGGGCGCATTTATTCCGACGTTATCGCCAAGGAACGGCGGGGCGATTATTTGGGGGCGACCATTCAGGTCATTCCTCACATCACCGATGCGATCAAGGAATTTGTCCTCGGCAATATTGAAGATGAGGACTTCGTTCTCTGCGAGATCGGCGGCACGGTCGGCGATATCGAGGGGACGCCTTTCCTGGAAGCCATTCGCCAACTCGGCAACGAACTGGGCCGTGAACAGGTGATGTATCTGCACCTGACGCTGTTGCCCTGGATCGCGACGGCGGGCGAACTGAAAACCAAGCCGACCCAGCACTCGGTCAAGGAGCTGCTGTCGGTCGGGATTCAGCCCGACATCTTGTTGTGCCGCGCCGAACGGGAAATTCCGCAATCCGAGCGGCGCAAGATCGCACTGTTTTGTAACGTGCGCCCCGACGCCGTAATCCCGGCGCTCGACGTGGACAGCATTTATCGGGTGCCGATCAGCTATCACGAGCAAGGCTTGGACGCGCAAGTCTGCCGTCATTTCGGATTGACCACGCCCGAGCCCGACTTTTCTCGTTGGCAGGACATCGTCGATCGCGCGACCCACCCTGAAGGGGAGGTGACGATCGCGGTGGTTGGGAAGTATACGGGTCTCCTCGACGCCTATAAGTCGTTATCCGAGGCGCTGACCCACGGCGGTATCGCCAACAATGTCAAGGTCAGGTTGAACTGGATTGACGCCGAGATTTTCGAACGCGAGGACGTCATCAAACATCTCGAAAGCGTCCACGGTATCTTGGTGCCGGGAGGCTTCGGCGAACGGGGGACGGAAGGCAAAATCGCCGCCGCGCGGTTCGCCCGTGAACGCCAAATTCCCTATTTCGGGATTTGCCTAGGCATGCAGATGGCGGTGATCGAGGCCGCGCGTCATCGTTCGGGGATCGCGGGGGCCGGTTCTAGTGAATTTGGAACACCGGGCGAGCCGGTGGTCGGCCTGATGACCGAGTGGGCCAAGGGCGAAGACATCGAAAAACGCGCCTCGGATGGAAATTTGGGCGGCACCATGCGCCTGGGGGCTTATCCTTGCGTGCTTACGCCTGGATCGAAGGTGCGCGAAATTTACGGGCAAGATCATATCAGTGAGCGTCACCGCCACCGCTATGAGGTCAATACGGCGTATAAGGAACGCCTGGAGGCGGCGGGAATGGTGTTTTCGGGGATGTCGCCGGACGGCGTTCTGCCCGAGATCGTCGAGCTTCCCGATCATTCTTGGTACATTGCGGTGCAATTCCATCCCGAATTGAAGTCCCGCCCGTTCGAGCCGCACCCCTTGTTCGTCTCTTTCATCGGTGCGGCCGTGCAACAATCGAGATTGGTGTAA
- the secG gene encoding preprotein translocase subunit SecG, translating to MLTVLLVIHLLISIALVGIVLLQKSEGGGLGMGGGGGGGGGMGGFMTSRATANLLTRTTAILAAAFMISSLTLAILGNQGKVSRSILDTPAGTSAPATPTGTTDKAPAKPAGPTVPLAK from the coding sequence ATGTTGACGGTTCTCCTGGTTATCCACCTGCTGATCTCTATTGCATTGGTGGGCATTGTTCTTTTGCAGAAAAGTGAGGGCGGCGGCCTCGGCATGGGCGGCGGCGGGGGCGGCGGCGGCGGCATGGGCGGCTTTATGACCAGTCGGGCGACCGCGAACCTGCTGACCCGGACGACCGCGATTTTGGCCGCGGCATTTATGATCAGCAGCTTGACGTTGGCGATTTTGGGTAACCAAGGAAAAGTCAGCCGGTCGATTCTCGATACGCCGGCGGGAACATCGGCCCCCGCCACGCCCACGGGAACCACCGACAAGGCGCCGGCGAAACCCGCGGGACCGACCGTTCCTCTCGCAAAATAA